From one Spiroplasma endosymbiont of Panorpa germanica genomic stretch:
- a CDS encoding aldo/keto reductase, with protein sequence MKKRILGKNLEVSTIGLGCMGLSMSFPPFPEKNEAIKFLKEAYEQGITFFDTAEIYGPFKNEELLGEALQDIRSKVIIATKFGFKYDGDKVIGLDSSRENILRAIEESLKRLKTDYIDLYYQHRVDPSVPIEEVALVMKELIESGKIKHWGLSEASATTIRKAHKICPVTAVQSEYSMFWREPEEKIFPTLKELNIGFVPFSPLGKGFLTGNVKPGKVFGEGDFRNTIPRFNNIEYFKANLKLVDYIKELSVTKNTTPAAVAIGWVLAQGEWIAPIPGTKNINRLKQNNLACEVIFSEKELLDIKENLDKIKILGNRYSEVNEKQIDK encoded by the coding sequence ATGAAAAAAAGAATTTTAGGTAAAAATTTAGAAGTTAGCACCATAGGTTTGGGTTGCATGGGATTAAGCATGTCTTTCCCCCCATTTCCAGAAAAAAACGAAGCAATAAAATTTTTAAAAGAAGCATATGAGCAAGGAATAACATTTTTTGATACTGCTGAAATATATGGTCCATTTAAAAATGAAGAGCTTTTAGGAGAAGCTCTCCAAGATATTAGATCAAAAGTTATAATTGCTACTAAATTTGGTTTTAAGTATGATGGTGATAAAGTTATTGGATTGGATAGTTCTCGTGAGAACATCCTAAGAGCAATTGAGGAAAGTTTAAAAAGACTAAAAACTGACTACATCGATTTATACTATCAACACCGAGTAGATCCCAGTGTTCCCATTGAAGAAGTTGCTTTAGTAATGAAGGAATTAATTGAATCAGGAAAAATTAAACATTGAGGTTTAAGTGAGGCTTCTGCAACCACTATTAGAAAAGCTCACAAAATTTGTCCAGTCACTGCTGTTCAAAGTGAATATTCAATGTTTTGAAGAGAACCAGAGGAAAAAATATTTCCCACTTTAAAAGAATTAAACATTGGATTTGTTCCTTTCAGCCCTTTAGGAAAAGGTTTTTTAACAGGAAATGTTAAACCAGGTAAAGTATTTGGGGAAGGAGACTTTAGAAATACCATTCCTAGATTTAATAACATTGAATATTTTAAAGCTAATCTTAAATTAGTTGACTACATCAAAGAACTAAGTGTCACTAAAAACACAACTCCCGCAGCGGTAGCAATTGGATGAGTTTTAGCTCAAGGTGAATGAATTGCTCCAATACCAGGAACAAAGAATATTAACAGATTAAAACAAAATAACTTGGCTTGTGAAGTTATTTTCAGTGAAAAAGAGTTACTAGATATTAAAGAAAACCTTGATAAAATTAAAATACTTGGGAATAGATATTCTGAGGTTAACGAAAAACAAATTGATAAGTAA
- a CDS encoding lipoprotein has translation MKKLLSILGSLSLLTTSTISVVSCGSPEVEKLELNIANVEEFFAENKEFTYEGDFIFIDEPTTNPDWDFNPERPSKDILNSLFIETILEEMSKTINLSDAKFYDIDLSKTRESGLRGNIKSGENHSFNYEPIIVKDADGTKITELDGLKFNFKQTNTIKEKSDNEKVMERFLKYWFGGINNDKNIRFKWVKGFVETTDSFKGVAEDLEKDNIRGAEERIRKDLNNMGNPYGTFMSSHHGPIYEFYKFKVWGDKLNVEVLENENDDWVFAKVSGRMDFINTVYTTDFSAIWGFPKQKSN, from the coding sequence ATGAAAAAATTACTAAGTATATTGGGATCATTATCGCTATTAACTACCTCAACAATTAGTGTAGTATCGTGCGGGAGTCCCGAAGTTGAAAAATTAGAATTAAACATCGCAAATGTGGAAGAATTCTTTGCTGAAAATAAAGAATTTACTTATGAAGGAGATTTTATTTTTATCGATGAACCAACAACTAATCCGGATTGGGATTTTAATCCGGAAAGACCATCAAAAGATATTTTAAACTCATTATTCATAGAGACCATCCTAGAGGAAATGTCAAAAACCATAAATCTTTCAGACGCAAAATTTTACGATATTGATCTTAGTAAGACTAGAGAATCAGGTTTGAGAGGCAATATTAAAAGCGGAGAAAATCATAGTTTTAATTACGAGCCCATAATAGTTAAAGATGCTGATGGAACTAAAATTACTGAACTAGATGGTTTAAAGTTTAATTTTAAACAAACAAATACCATTAAGGAAAAAAGCGATAACGAAAAAGTCATGGAAAGATTTTTAAAATACTGATTTGGTGGTATTAATAACGATAAAAATATACGTTTTAAGTGAGTTAAAGGCTTTGTGGAAACTACTGATAGTTTTAAAGGAGTGGCAGAAGATTTGGAAAAAGACAATATAAGGGGTGCTGAGGAAAGAATTCGAAAAGATCTTAATAATATGGGTAATCCATACGGGACTTTTATGAGTAGTCATCACGGTCCTATTTACGAATTTTATAAATTTAAGGTATGGGGGGATAAATTAAACGTAGAAGTTCTAGAAAATGAAAATGATGATTGAGTTTTTGCTAAGGTTTCAGGTAGGATGGACTTTATAAACACTGTTTATACCACTGATTTTTCCGCTATTTGAGGTTTTCCGAAACAAAAATCAAATTAA